In Acidimicrobiia bacterium, the genomic window CCGGCGGCTTTGTCGACGATCCCTTGGGACTCCACGACGCTCGAGGCGCATTCGCCGATCTGTTTCGAGCGATGCGGACATGCCGGCAGCCGATCATCGCCAGGGTCAACGGCCACGCCCTCGCCGGCGGCTTCGGCCTCGCGGCGGCTTGCGACATCGTCGTCGCCGTCGACGACGCCGAGTTCGGGATGCCCGAGGTGACTGTCGGGCTGTGGCCGATGATGATCACCGCCGTCGTCCAACGAGTCGTCCCCCGAAGGGCGGCACTCGAGCTGATGCTCACGGGACGCAGGATCTCGGCATCCGAGGCGAAGGATCTCGGCCTCGTGTCACGGGTCGTTCCTCGTGCCGAGCTCGACGACGCCATCGACGACGTCGTCGAGGCGCTCACCGGCGCAAGTGCCGTCCAGCTGGCTCTCGGGAAGCGGGCCTTCTACGCCGTCGAGGACATGGATCTCGACACGGCGCTCGACCACCTCCAGGCCGGGCTGACTGCGGTCGCCATGACCGACGACGCGGCCGAGGGGGTCGCCGCCTTCGCCGAGAAGCGCCTGCCGCGCTGGACGGGGAGATGAGCCGTCACCCGAATGCCTCGGCGAGCTCGGCGGCGAGTCGCTCCTCGGTCAGCCCACCGAAGAGGCGCTTGACGATGATGCCTTCAGCCGAGATGAGGTAGGTCTCGGGCATCGCAAGCGGGGCGTAGGCCTCTTCGACCGATCCGTCGTCGATCCCGACTACATAGGAGACCGGCACCTGCTCGAGGAACTCGAGTGCATCGGATTCGCTGTCGCGGATCGCCACCCCGACGAACTTCACGTCCGGGCGCGCCCGCGACGCCGCGTCGAGGGCGGGCATCTCCTCCCGGCAGGGAAAGCACCAGCTCGCCCACAGATTGAGCAGCACGGGCCTGCCGTCCGCCAGGAGGTGAGCAGACAACTCGAAGACATCGTTGCCCGTCGTCTCGACTGCGAAGTCCGGAGCCTTCTCGCCGATGACTCCCGGGGCCGTGGTCGAAGGGAGCCTGCCGAGTACGGTCGTCACTGTCGGAGCCGTCGGGGCCGTCTCGC contains:
- a CDS encoding enoyl-CoA hydratase-related protein produces the protein MITQERRDGRLTLIIDDPDKRNPLSNETMGALLAAVRSASNDPSRRVIVITGAGDRTFSAGGDLSGGFVDDPLGLHDARGAFADLFRAMRTCRQPIIARVNGHALAGGFGLAAACDIVVAVDDAEFGMPEVTVGLWPMMITAVVQRVVPRRAALELMLTGRRISASEAKDLGLVSRVVPRAELDDAIDDVVEALTGASAVQLALGKRAFYAVEDMDLDTALDHLQAGLTAVAMTDDAAEGVAAFAEKRLPRWTGR
- a CDS encoding TlpA disulfide reductase family protein, encoding MIPGDEHDDDRVVTDRSHRRVATWRRLRIRVLAVSAVGSLAVVVLAGANLLAGGETAPTAPTVTTVLGRLPSTTAPGVIGEKAPDFAVETTGNDVFELSAHLLADGRPVLLNLWASWCFPCREEMPALDAASRARPDVKFVGVAIRDSESDALEFLEQVPVSYVVGIDDGSVEEAYAPLAMPETYLISAEGIIVKRLFGGLTEERLAAELAEAFG